A window from Setaria italica strain Yugu1 chromosome VIII, Setaria_italica_v2.0, whole genome shotgun sequence encodes these proteins:
- the LOC101768894 gene encoding uncharacterized protein LOC101768894 has product MALIADELRAKAEVYYGDDICQQCTQLLLKEAGLPNGLLPLKDLIECGYVQETGYVWLKQKKRVDHVFQSLGRLVSYGTEITGYAEKGRIKKVKGIKTRELMVWVPVEEIALDEPATGKLICKSIAGITRTFPASAFHIPEKENQKKNFAAPKPVVLMEGAPQVVKNN; this is encoded by the coding sequence ATGGCTCTTATAGCTGATGAACTCAGGGCCAAGGCTGAGGTCTACTACGGTGATGACATCTGCCAACAGTGTACCCAGCTCTTGCTCAAGGAAGCAGGCCTCCCCAATGGTCTGCTTCCATTGAAGGACCTAATCGAGTGTGGTTATGTGCAGGAAACTGGATATGTATGGCTCAAGCAAAAGAAGAGGGTTGACCATGTCTTCCAGAGTCTAGGAAGGCTGGTCTCTTATGGCACAGAGATCACCGGCTATGCAGAGAAAGGCAGGATCAAGAAGGTAAAAGGGATAAAGACCAGGGAGCTCATGGTGTGGGTCCCAGTGGAGGAGATTGCCCTTGATGAACCCGCAACTGGGAAGCTTATCTGCAAGAGCATTGCAGGGATTACCAGGACCTTCCCTGCATCAGCTTTCCATATCCCAGAGAAGGAGAATCAGAAGAAGAACTTTGCTGCACCAAAACCAGTGGTCCTAATGGAGGGAGCTCCACAAGTTGTTAAAAACAACTGA
- the LOC111258369 gene encoding uncharacterized protein LOC111258369 produces MRRPKLSKRFVRSARTCMLQDDHSEPAQQQTFIWYDSYRPPHLLGLVRYHIVGRGDIEKIESKPYIKYSFSAMELAEIGITLSANKTMQLLDMRLNQEGTGLFPELSLAPLSLDRDRASYLVNMAALELCTVQSFMAKKQDEEDSAVCSYLLLLAKLVYREEDVHELRVRGLLLGGGGLTNEEALRFFTGLQGLRRGPYYFRVMDQIQIYRGECKGIKTKLHGFFHNHKKTIAAVASGVVSVGGIIGTLLSIKNTL; encoded by the coding sequence ATGCGCAGGCCAAAGTTATCCAAGAGATTCGTTCGTAGTGCGAGGACCTGTATGCTGCAGGACGACCATAGCGAGCCTGCCCAACAACAGACTTTCATCTGGTATGACAGCTACAGACCACCACATCTCCTTGGCCTCGTCCGTTACCACATCGTAGGACGAGGCGACATCGAGAAAATCGAGTCGAAGCCGTACATAAAGTACTCTTTCAGTGCAATGGAGCTGGCAGAGATCGGCATCACGCTCTCAGCCAACAAGACGATGCAGCTCCTCGACATGAGGCTCAATCAGGAAGGGACCGGCCTCTTCCCCGAGCTCTCCCTGGCGCCTCTGTCCCTGGACCGTGACCGTGCAAGCTACCTCGTCAACATGGCGGCTCTCGAGCTCTGCACGGTCCAGAGCTTCATGGCAAAGAAGCAGGATGAGGAAGACTCTGCTGTCTGCTCGTACCTGCTGCTCCTGGCCAAGCTGGTGTACAGGGAGGAGGACGTGCACGAGCTACGGGTGAGGGGTCTGctgctgggaggaggagggctcACCAACGAGGAGGCGCTCCGCTTCTTCACAGGCTTGCAAGGTCTCCGCAGGGGACCATACTACTTCCGGGTCATGGATCAGATCCAGATTTACAGGGGGGAGTGCAAAGGGATCAAGACCAAGTTGcatggattttttcacaaccaCAAGAAAACCATCGccgcggtcgcctccggtgttGTTTCGGTTGGTGGGATCATAGGGACTCTCCTGTCTATCAAAAACACCCTTTGA